A single window of Dermacentor albipictus isolate Rhodes 1998 colony chromosome 1, USDA_Dalb.pri_finalv2, whole genome shotgun sequence DNA harbors:
- the LOC135903091 gene encoding uncharacterized protein yields MSIKRMSNFPEATSCQPTTQAAEESGQFTMKTCLWLTLLSLVAVAYGATLAPQVVTANPVLPKEAEADTLEKAGKALETVGRLLQGENVALDEEVQEHLVNALRVASNNGEVLTEEGSEYILPIIIRGVVQGAIAHVVQKLNKG; encoded by the exons ATGAGTATAAAAAGAATGTCGAATTTTCCTGAAGCCACAAGTTGTCAACCGACCACCCAGGCAGCAGAAGAAAGCG GTCAGTTCACCATGAAGACTTGTTTGTGGCTCACTCTGCTATCACTCGTCGCCGTAGCCT ATGGCGCAACACT AGCGCCGCAGGTGGTCACGGCTAATCCTGTTCTTCCTAAAG AAGCTGAAGCAGATACACTTGAGAAAGCTGGAAAGGCCTTGGAGACAGTGGGACGGCTTCTGCAGGGCGAAAATGTCGCCTTAGACGAGGAGGTGCAAGAACATTTGGTCAACGCTCTTCGGGTAGCGTCCAACAATGGCGAAGTCTTGACCGAGGAAGGTTCGGAGTACATCCTGCCAATCATCATTCGTGGTGTTGTTCAGGGTGCCATCGCCCACGTTGTCCAGAAGTTGAACAAGGGCTAA